The nucleotide window TTATACGCTTCTATCTTCAGCCAGTCATGACAGTACTCTTCAGCCCTTTTGTCATTCTTATCTTGTATTGCTGATATTGCATGCATACACGACATAccttttaaaacaaattaaatgattaattaaaATGTGTAACATGAACAAAGATAACTTAACTAAGTGTTGAAGTTGTTACCTGTGAGTTGCCAAAACCTACAAGTGCATGTGTGCTTTTACAAGTCAACAACCATATTGGTTGGCTAGCCATGCACTTCGTACAATTCTTCTTTTGTGCTTGATTTTTGCATTGAATGACTCACATGCGTTGTTGCATATGTTATCCACTTTTGGAACTTCACTAAAATGTGCTTTTGTTCATGCATTTTTCGGCCATTTGTCAAGATACTCCCAAACTTTCTCGTTGATCAACTTAACTATGTTCATGTTTCTATTAAACTCATTTGTTGTCTTCGACCGAGCATATTTTCACACCAAATCTTTTAACTCATAGCTTGACCACTGTTTTGAGAAATTGTGCCAAAAATGCCACACGCAGAAGCGATGGTGAACCCTTGGATACACCTCCTGAATTGCAGGGATTAAACCCTTCAGGAAAGACAACCCACGAAAAGATAGTAAATCAAAATAGTCCCTCAATAATTTTCATTAAATCAAATTACCCCTTAGAACGTATAATCATGAAATAATTTCATCCTTACTTTCTGCATGTCTGAGATGAAGCACCATTTGTTCTCTTTGTAGTCTCCTAGATCATTGTGAAGTATCTCAAGGAACCACTGtcaattatctttattttccaCACTGACAACAGCATAAGTAATCACAAAGATGTGATTCTTAGCATCTTGTCCACATGCTATCAGAATTTGACCCCCATGCAATGTCTTTAGAAACACTCCATCCAGTTCTATTAAAGGTCTACAACCTGCCTTAAACCCCATCTTGCAGGCATCAAGACAGACATAGAATCGATCAAACAGGGGAGAGCTCTCGGACATGGTGATGACACCAACTTGTATTATGGATCCCGGGTTGCTAGTCAGTAGCTCATTAGCATAGTCCTACACTAATCCGTACTGTGCTATCTCATCACCTTCCACAACCTTTCTAGTAGCTTTCAAGACTCTAGTAATACATGTGCTATTCAAATACACATTACACTTTCTTACAAATCAGTCATAAATCTCTCGATGCTTAATAGTGGGATGTTTTCTAAGTTTAGGTACTAGTTTACTAAGAGTCCAGATTTGGGTGGCAGATCTATTCTTCCTCCTTCTTGGACAGATGTGACTATCAACTAgagttttaatttttcaagaCCCGTCTTGTTTGTTACATGCACAATATACAACCCATGGACAATTTTCAGTCTTACAAATATCTCTAACTCTAACCTTATcgttttttatgaataaaatatttctaCCCCACTGAATTGTGTAATCCCTAGTAGCTTGCATAAATTCAGCTTTTGACTTAAATATCATACTCACATCAAATTTCAATAGTCCAAACTTGATTTTCTCATTAAATTAAGAATATACAGTTGGTGATTCTTCATCAGAGTCCAACTATTTACCAGAATTTTCTGAATGTCATGAGTCAGCATCTGAGGCACCTTCAAGGTCTTCATCATCCTCATCTAAATCTGCCAAGAAAAAATTCAACACATAAGCTACCCTAAACATTTTCCAAATAAATCAATTAACCAATAACCCTAAGGAAGTAAACATACCAGAGTCAGAGCTTTGTTCATCTTCAGACCCCTCATAGCTAGAGTAATCAATTTCTATTTCTTTATCTCCTAATATGGTCTTAGGAGGTTTATGCTTCTCTCTGACCTCAGATTTAATGTCCTTTTCTTGCACCACTTTTTCTATTGTCAGTGTCACTATCACTGTCACTACTATACAGATTGTCTCCTAGAACTTTAGGAGACTTATACAGTTCATCTTCAGCACTCTCATATGAGTCATGAGAGTCACTGTCTTCTTCCTGGATGGGAGCTTTTTTCACAAGTCTTCCAAATCTGGTCAGTCTGCAACCACTGCTACCTTCTTTGTTCTTATTACCTTGTGAGTTCTTGGCTGTTTGAGATGGTGTATTAGATTGACGTGGAACTGTATTAGCCTGAGGGGTGGTCCTTTTGTCCTGAGGGTGGGGTTTGGTGGGCTATAAAGGAGTCTTTATGGGCTAAGATGTAGCCTGGATGGGCTTATGGGCTTGTTTAGTGGGCTAAGAATTGGGCTTTATAGTTGATttcttgggttgagaattgggCTTCACAGTTAGTTTGTTGGGCTGAGAATTGGGATGTGAGGTTGGTTTAGTGGGCTGAGGGGTTGTTTGTTGGACTGAGGGTGACTTGTAGTGGGCATCTTAGCAGGTTCAGAATGACGCTTCTTAGCTTGGAAAGAGTTCTTCTACTTGCTACTTTCTACTTCTACATTGACTATATCCTCCTCCATGTTGTCTATTATACATGGCTGTGAAATACAGTTCTCAAGATAAACATTGATCACATGTTGATTTCTCCTACAATCCTAGCACATTGCAAGCAAATTTGCATCTGTGACTAAGCTTCTCAACCCAAATGAAAGGAGAACTCCAGGAGCTTTCCACCAACCGTTTCTAGCTTCATGTATCCTAACTCCTTATAGTAGCCCCTTACAAAGAACACATCAAGTGTGTCGTCATCAACACCTATCAAGACTTTCATATTGCCAGGTTCATATATCATGTCTCCATCAATCGACTTTTTAAATAATCTACCATGATGAAACACAAATATCATGGGAGGACCTTCCATTTACAATACCAGAGACAAAAATACCATTAACCAAACACACTTGCATCAGCTAGCTAGCTATTCCCAATCATAGGAAAACATTCCCTAAACCCGCAACAAACGAATAGAAACATCACTAAAATGAAACACCCCTAACTAAAAATATCACAAAGCCAGTAAAAGCAAAGCATTCTAATACACTCGTATCATATAAGAATAGTCATACATACTCTTAGTCACCCCAAACCCTACCTTGACTCAGAGGAACACATGAGTCATGCCACTAGAAAGACATCACGCAACAGAATAACTcaaaaaacatgaaaaagatTTCATCCTTACCTCTAACCGTCGCGATGGCTTCCTCCACTATCAATGTTGCTCCAGGAGACGATCAACTCTGTATTCAGTACCGATATCTCTTCTGTTTTAATCATCTTCCAACACTAACAAAGGTTGATAGCGTGGTTTAAATGTTGGGTCAAAGGCTTAGGGCATAACTTGAGGGAGACGATACGTTTTGGAGCGAAACAGAGAGAGATAGTTGTTAATAGAGGGGGTGATGCTTTGCAACGTTTTGAATCTCTTCTAGACATTAAACGACGTCGCATCAAGACCTGGAGCCCATTGAATCAAAACTGCATCGTTTTGTTAGAATGCCACAGTGCCAATTAATGGAACACGTCACCGAACGTTAGCCACCTCAGCGCAGGAGATGACGGAAGGACGAACGTGATCATGTCCGTTATCTTTCGAAAACGATTTTGATCAACTTTATCTTTCGGAgacgattttgactattaactcttATATATTTAGATGTTTTTAAGTAGtaagtttaaaaaattagttaattgtACTAATCTGACAATATacaattagttttttttttttgaaaaaaaaatatatttatagtgtatgaaaattaaattattattgttgttattgttgttctttaaatgaagAACGTTCACATGTTGAAGTATCCTTTGAATTATTGAAGAGTTATGTCATAAGATGATAAGAATAAGATAGGTCAATAGGAGGGTGATGAGCCGCTAAGAGAGAATAAGATATTTGTAATAAGTATAGCCGTAAGGTATGATAAAATtggtataaaataattaatattttgttggaatataatatatgtaattaacaaaaagaaaataaatatctaaagTGATTAACGCTTTTGAAGGCAAAAGTTATTTATATATAGTAAACAACTAAACACGTAAAagattttagatatttaattttatcatgtATAATAAATATGGGcatacaaataaattttaagcaATTTTTATACTATTCTTTAAAATGCTGGTCATTTTTCCCTAATGTTTTCCGATACTTATTTTAAGCGGATAAACGAGCTAATTATTTGACCAAGTTAAGTGGGTTAGTTTATAACAagctttatttatgttttttccCCTCCCATTGAGTATCCATCAGCCACAGCAGATTCCAAATTGTTCAAATGTCACACCAAGATGGTCATGCAAATAAAGCAACCAGTCTCAAACCAAAAACATTAATATTTGATTCTTTCATATCAATATTTTGTTGGGAAAAAAGTAGTGGTTTCATGTCACTTCTCttgatttaattttactttttaagaCCAATGTTGCAATATCAACATGTGAACTCACAAGTCACTCACCAAAAAAATTGTGGACTCTCAAGTCACCAAGAACATTCTATTGCAGCAGCAGCTGGCATCTCTGCAATGAGTGCATGTcacaaacataattttttattcgttctgtatattaaaattagaataCCTTAAGAATATTCTTTAagaatttagaattaaattatttttataatatgtatTCTTTGcgtataacttttaaaaattagccttttttttaatttttagaattttataaaaaaataaaattctatttttcattttcacttcttattttctattttctcttcacaaaatttaaaaataaaaatacaaaccaaACACAAAATGTCTTTTAGATAACTGTTGCATTTTTTCCAGAAGAATCAAGAGAATACAAGATGAATCAAGACAAACACATTAGATGCGAACCAATCAACCAATGCATCATGTTATTATTGATCATAATGGGCTGAGAGACTTCACTGTGAAGCAATGGATTGGTGGCATGCATGTTTTTTGtccttctcttttttaattctttttgtcaAGGTTGACATTGTAATAGAATGGATACTATTTGTCTAGCATAGCATTTGAGAATAAGAATAGTTTCAAACTTTCAATTCATGAACAGAGACATAATTGATCATGAGGTGTTACAGTTAAGAATCAAGGCAAGGTATGAGATGCTAACAAATCATGTTTTTACTGATTATGGTGAATTCACTATGAAACAAAGAATACGTTAGCAGATTTTTTCATTTTACATTCACTGTTGCTCTTGTTTATGCTTTTTAATGCTATAGAATTGAAGCTATACTACATATTACATACATGTTTAAAACCTTATACCTCTGTTCATTCTTTTGCAATGTCTAAGATCACAATCGACCGTTTGCATCGCTGTATTGTATGTTCAGACCATCAGTTAGCTCCGAATGCTCTTGGAAATTCCGGCATTTTAGGCTTGAGTATGATGATATCCATTGAAAATTCAGCAATAAACACGGATAGCTGTGACTCATATGGTTGTATCCATAGGATAGCAGCCCAGCACCCGAAGAAATGTGGCGAATTCCTGTAGGGACATTTAACAATATTTGATATACGCTTAGGAACTCATGACAAAAATAGTTGGAAGATTTAATATTTGATATACAGGTGGTTGAAAAGAgggaaaattcaacaaaaagTATAGAACAGAATGCTTGAGAAAGTGTGTGTGCATGTGCATTAGCATGTTAGATCCTACAGGAAAAAGAGAGAACAGAATCTTAGTCCAAAAGATCTAAACACTTGAACAGGATTTTGGCCATGGCTCTTTCAGAAGGAAGGTTTTATAAGGGACAAAAGCAAATAGAAGAATTAAGAGACAGATTTCAGATCATGAATAAGATGACAAAGAACAAACCTGCAGATGTCCTAAAGCGGTTTGTGCTCGGGGCTCAGTCATAGACGCCTCAAAATCAATGTAGAAAAGGTAGTCGAAATacctaaataaaaaagtaacatgttaTCTCAATTTCTTGCATCAGGATAGGGAAATATGTAGTTTCAGAAATCTCTGAATGACTTTATCCTCGGCTAGAATAggaaatgaaaaggaaaaaaatcataACTCACTTGGCACTCCCAGTGTTCGAATCATCAACAACTCTTAATGGCCGATTTCGTTGTGGGCGACTTTCAATCTGATTTTACAATAATACATATCATTGATCTTCATGTATTTATTAAGAATTGAGCCAGACTAAGAAAAAGAAGCTTCTTCTGTTATTATACCTTGGTTAAGTTTATATCTCTTAAGGCAAATACTGCCAACGCCTTAAACAGTACCCCAGGACCCTCGTCCAGTGTAAACACAATGCTTGTCTGGAATTTTCTAATGATGAGTCGATTCAAGAAAATCTTGTAACATGGTTAAGATACAACTTCATAGGTCAAAAGTTTACCTTAAATAGCTTATCAGATTTCGGAATTATTGGATCCCTGGCAAGCACGAGATAACGACTGATGATTTCACCATCGTCCTGCATAAGACATtggaattttgaaaaaacaCAAGCATTTTCATTTAAACCAACCTGACTTGGTAAGGAGTTTTACCTGAACTTTTTCTGCAAGCACATTAAGACCATAAATTTCTGCAGCTCGAATGCTTGCAATTGCACCGGCATCATATAGACCATCCAAAGCTACATGCTAATGTCATGCACACATTAAAAGGGggaaaattaaacaattttttttttctctaataatGCATTAGAAAACGTAGAAGTCACGAAAAATATGTTGTCAGATTACCTGAGCAGCACCAGCTGTATCGTCAACATTTTCTCTGGCAACACCTAGTTTAGTCAAGAAATTATCACTCAATTCAAGTGCCTGCATGATGAATCAAtgacaataaatataaaaggaaTAAGTAATTAAGTATCGATGACACTGAATGCCTGAAACCGCACCCCACTAAAAGAAAcatctctttctttcttgtaTCGCATAGGATCAGATGCAAAAGCAATTCCATAAATGGAAAAAAGAATATAGCCAAACCTGGGAATGACTTAGAACTCGTTTCAAGTACTCTACTCTGACACCTGGCAAAGCTAAAAGTGAGAGATTAGTAGCCAACTGCACCTCAGCAACAATGTGCAGCCTATGACGAAGAAGTAAATCATAGTTTCGATGGATGCTTCCCCCGGATGAATTCTCTATTGGAACAACAACTTTGTCAGCAATCCACAATTCAACAGcctgtcaaaatatttttatagaagTTAACTAGGTTATAAGAAAGATATTGATGGCCATAAGACAATAGTCCTTGCTTATACATGATAAAATACATGCGCGTGCACGAACACAAACACAAGGAATTCGGCTTTAGCTAAACTACTGCATAAAGAATATTACAGATTATTTCAAACCTTAAAGGCAGCTTCATAATCATGGCAAGGAACTGTTTCACAATTAGGATACACTTTGTGTGCAGCATCCTCGCTGTATGATCCAGGTATTCCCTAATTCAATAATCCAAGCAAATGATGAAACATGATCATCAAATCACAAAGTAGAAACAAACATACACATCATACCTTATATGATATTCGCACTTTAGCACTATCATCGGAAGCAGCCACAATATCGGATATGGACAAAGGCTCTACATTTAGAGACAAAATCAGTAGTTGTAAATTATGTGATCCAAAAGTATAACTCATAGGTCATGGCAAATTACATAACATGGGAATGCATATGGCAAcatgacaaaataaaataaaacaacagCACAGGATGAGTAACTTTCTAAACAGTTACAACTAGACAGATTCCAACGGCACAACTCCTGATACAAGTTGATCAAATGTTTTCTAACATATACATTCATTCTGAACAATGTTTTCCAGAATTCAGGAGAACAACAACAATGAGAAACATAAGACCGGTTGAATGAAATACCAACAATGACTTGGGAGTACTAACTGGTCTATCCCCTTCACCAACGCCACAACCAACCCTGCATATAATCGCCCTGCTTTGCTTTAACAACTAGCTTTAAAAAACAACATGGGGGGAAGTTAATCTTTTATTCCGCTCTATAGCTAGGAAATGTTAACAAACTCAATTAACAGTGTGAAATCAAACCAGAAAAGATAAATTACACAAAACAAGTCTTTATTCATTCAGCAATGCAGAGCAAGCAAGCACCAATggaataaagaaattaaataattcaattatatgGATAATTATGCTCATAAACATTTAACAGGATCTGTTATCTTGAACAGACTGAAAATGGAAACAAACactaaagaaaataagaaaactcACTTGGAAGAGAACCCAAATCCTTATGCAATCCCTGAGATACAACATCACCACCCAATTGATCATTATGAACAACATGCTGTACCATTATCCTAGCTGGCTTCCATGGATTCTCAACATGCAACACAGAAACCCCACCAAGGAGGAACCGCCATTTGGTTGTTGCTGCTCTCTTGTGATGATAATTCTCCAAACTTAATCCAAAATCACTGTTCTTCACCCTCAACAAGGTGTTACAACAACAAAGTTGGAAACTTGCAAGCCCTGATAGAGCAAGAGACGATGCCACAGCCATGGAGGGTCAATGGCTTCCTATGTTTTCTCTGCAGAGGGCGTTTGTGTGCGCTTTTGCTCTCTGAAACCGTTATAGGCTTGTAGCATGTGAAGTACAACTACCacaaaaggggacaaaatctagagataaaaatattattttctgtaaacccaAAAATCAAAGACAAGATTTTTGGGCCAATGAATGAAGCAAAGGACTTAACTTCAGCTTGTGTtgggatttttaaaaaaaacggCGATTTTTGGAGCTTAATAAGTTCTCATCTTAATTTGGAgtggaagaaaaaaaacaacaaatctctttgttcttcttaaaaaattttctaattaaaatgtAAGTTTTGGTgtattatcaatataaaaaatgttttatacGAATATCTACTTCTAAGTCTATaagtatattaataaaaatgtgTTCAAATAAGTAATAACCAAGTACTTTATAAATCTTAAAAGTAAAGAATATATGATCAATAAATAATAGTATAAGATTATTTTATGCTNNNNNNNNNNTTTCAATTTTGAATTATTATGTCTTtgaacaaaagagaaaaaaaatagtaaaattcaGACTTTACATGTGGTGAATGAATATCTTTCCGTATCAGTTATAGTAAAATTTCAGATACAgttaatttcatataaaattaataattgagagctgttaaataataatttagtcaaatttgtcaaattatttaacgattttcaactatcaacttcacataaaattaattatacatGAGTTTCAACCAATAATTATTAGTAGAAGGTTAATGGTTATAACCTTTGAATCAAAGTTTAACCATTTTTAGCTACTAAAATGCATAGCTCTTTATCAATATTAGAGTCCTTTCACCAGTTACTATGAAAGAGTTTTGTTTCTTCCCTCTTTTGTTGGTTTGaagtgtttttttatttctttattagtctatgtaaaagaaatataatcgagtttttttttttatgtatatttggGCTTATAATTGCTGTTGACCTGCAAATAGTTGGATGCACGAGTTAACAGAACAACAATGTGACATAAAACATAAGAAAATATAATGATCAAGCCCTTTAACTAATTGTTTAATGTTGAAGAGTTCtttcttataaaaaaacaaatctggaagagttcattttattttggtaAATTAATAACGTTGAagagtatatttttttactttaacaaataaatatataactaaagcattaaaaatttaaactttatatttttatataaatttttttaattaataacattaGTATATAAGGACGAATCCAAGTGTTATCTTGTGAGAGGCAAGCGCTTTTattaggatttaattttttttagtagtacatgataattatatttatttgtttttattgtgttattaaatttgattctattatattaaattatcatgaaaattatatatattttgtcctaatatattaaattttttagatccgTCACAGTTACAGCATGTGCccttaaattagaaataattataCCTTTTTCATAATTCAGAAGTATGCATATtcttaactttaattttatatgtatatagttttgTGCCTCTATAAAATGTAAAATTGGCATGAGCTCAGATCTTGGTTGATATCTACAATGGATGGAATGAATAATTAATACAATGAATGAACACAACCACCAAAACTTTGTCTAACATGAAAGTGATAGCTATTGACCTCTCCCCAGGAAGGCTCACAAGTCCAAACAAACTTTTGTGATCTACAATGTGTTGGATATTCACAATTCATAATAAGGATTATTTCAAAAGTTAGGTGGGTAGGTGCCACCGCAAATATTTGTGAGTTGTGAGTTATGACCCGCCGGTAAAATATTTCAGCAAATTGCGGTTCTTCAAAGTTTTGGCTGGTCCATCACAATCCAAGTGTAAATTAAATTTCCATCGCTGTAATGTATACATATAAtaatgttttttgtttttggtagaTTGCTATAATAATGGTTTGATAATtcaaaagaagaaatatatatacttttaaaattaacaaaaaaaaaaagagttgtcACTTGATAATTTCCTTTAATAATAATCCAATTATCACTTATGATAGATAGTTAatgtatttattgaaaattCACCAAGGTTATCAAATTGAATTACATGTTTAATTATGTATCCGATTtccatttaaaaaattataataaatattcattcatatttatttGTTCGAATGATAATAAGCAGTGACGAAccagaaaattttagaaatggggcaaaaatatatatattaaaataaattttgttaaatattattaattatataaaaatataaaaattaaaaagagttaCCGAatattttcattcttaaaatactattcattatatataatttataaaaaaatatttttttatttctaaaacttaaacttaaaatattttaattaaattatagataCCTTattatcctaattaattttttatacatatttaataataaaagaatgaatTAATTGGCACATTAGCGCCTAATAATATActagtatttataatttgaaattagaattatatataaatactagaaaaattaaatctatataTGAGAAgtatgtttatataaaataatagaaacatagttcacaaatttttcttttttttaaataattaattttgttatatatttttaatttaattttgatataatgttagatgaaagattttatgattattatttttaaaaataaaaaatatattctaaattagtaaattaataaatttattttaaaattttatatgcaatataggtatatataatagaacaaatgataaaaaataagtaataagaatgaataaattgagaataaaataaaatatataaagtcacgaagaaaataaaatattaaattaatacctaaactataattattgtttgaattaaaatttgcaattgaaaatattaaaaagaaaaataataaaattagaaaatatataGAGTCATGGagagttatataaaaaaaataaaaaatttaaaatttattttttgatgaaGAGAAGATCACTACTAGACAAGGAATAAAAGAGAaggttgaaaatataaaaataagagagtTTAAGGGAATAAAAGAGTGACGACAcaagaattaaatttaattaggttaaataatatttaaaataataaaaaaataaaaaaagtaaatttagaACTTAgctaattgaatttaatttatttatagtggaattatttaaaaaatttaaagtaaaaacacattatatataattatattaaaaaaaattaaaaacaccaTAAAAACAAGTGCCCCTT belongs to Arachis duranensis cultivar V14167 chromosome 8, aradu.V14167.gnm2.J7QH, whole genome shotgun sequence and includes:
- the LOC127741130 gene encoding arogenate dehydratase/prephenate dehydratase 1, chloroplastic-like, producing MAVASSLALSGLASFQLCCCNTLLRVKNSDFGLSLENYHHKRAATTKWRFLLGGVSVLHVENPWKPARIMVQHVVHNDQLGGDVVSQGLHKDLGSLPKPLSISDIVAASDDSAKVRISYKGIPGSYSEDAAHKVYPNCETVPCHDYEAAFKAVELWIADKVVVPIENSSGGSIHRNYDLLLRHRLHIVAEVQLATNLSLLALPGVRVEYLKRVLSHSQALELSDNFLTKLGVARENVDDTAGAAQHVALDGLYDAGAIASIRAAEIYGLNVLAEKVQDDGEIISRYLVLARDPIIPKSDKLFKTSIVFTLDEGPGVLFKALAVFALRDINLTKIESRPQRNRPLRVVDDSNTGSAKYFDYLFYIDFEASMTEPRAQTALGHLQEFATFLRVLGCYPMDTTI